The following proteins are encoded in a genomic region of Channa argus isolate prfri chromosome 3, Channa argus male v1.0, whole genome shotgun sequence:
- the wdr19 gene encoding WD repeat-containing protein 19, which translates to MKSFFILAEKAWAGSNILYRWQKTLGNYIAVAGQDNSVNIFDRHGHKVTELNLPGRCVGMDWDKDGDILVVIAAKSSSIYLWDASVNKTSQIDSGMRDQMSLILWSKTGPLLAVGTVKGNLLIYNQQTSRKIPVLGKHTKKITCGCWSSQNLLALGSDDNTLSISSHEGDTIRQITLRGEPAEMYFSVMKTDERSSQGENTVSVSVGKKILMIFNINDPENGIRLTFEHHYGNIVSHRWFGDGYILIGFSHGYFVVISTHIREIGNELYQFHNHKDSLNSVAISAALSKAASCGDNSIKIHELSELKNISNVIQLDDETKGLDQLSWTDDGQLLAISTQKGTLHVFLTKLPILGDSFGTRLAYLTSLLEVTVSNQVERESPVAIDVEVEPTFIAVGPYHVAVGMNNKAWFYALVDQEPGFIKLKEVEYLGTIASMCLNSDYAAALFEGKVQLQMIEAKDQEEKKQMKLFPDDDRKDRILCHALTTDFLYYSTDSGNVVCVLIEDLETVSSYTHSVGVRKVFPDLNGTRLVFIDDKSCGFLLSPATARDSCLELPNFSPTITGVLWDNWHADRGVFVAYDSEKVYTYALHKTTIYGPRVVLVGTTTLLFSQKPLLLHNGELTCQTASGKTSEVALSTHSFLKRSTGVSTDSFPELSKQLSQALMLKRFHEAWDLCKAAGTNTDWSEVGKACLVHMEVELAIQVYRMSGNVGMVLSLQSIQGIEDMNLVAGHLAMFLGDYNLAQDLYLSSNCPIAALEMRRDLLHWDSALMLAKRLAEDQIPFISKEYAAHLEFIGDYVNALAHYEKGMTNNNKYQDHDEACQAGVARMSIRMGDIRRGAAQAIQHPSRILKKECGAILESMKQFSEAAQLYEKGQYYDKAASVYIRCKNWAKVGELLPHVSSPKIHLQFAKAKEADGKYKDAAQAYESAKDWENVIRVLLDHLNNPEEAVRIVRETQSTDGAKMVARFFLRLNDYGSAIHFLVLSQCNDEAFQLAQQHGQMEVYADIIGSEATQEDYQSIALYFEGEKKHLQAGKFFQKCGQFSRALKHFLKCPNTEDNLAVEMAIETVGQAKDSSLTNQLIDYLMGESDGMPKDAKYLFRLYMALQQYREAARTAIIIAREEQCAGNYRNAHDVLFSMYTELQAQKIKIPAEMATNLMTLHSYLLVKIHVKRGDHLKGARMLIRVSNNISKFPAHVVPILTSAVIECHRAGLRNSAFSFAAMLMRPEYRNEIDPKYRKKIEAMVRRPDTSELEEETTPCPYCGFQLPQNELLCISCKNNLPYCIATGHHMLKEDWSTCPHCEFPALYSQFILLLETETVCPMCSEALSANQVKKISDCSRYLQTDDLDQ; encoded by the exons ATGAAG AGTTTTTTTATTCTCGCTGAAAAGGCCTGGGCAGGCTCTAACATACTGTATAGATGGCAGAAGACCCTTGGCAATTATATTGCTGTTGCAGG ACAGGACAACTCAGTAAACATATTTGATCGACATGGACACAAGGTGACTGAACTTAACCTGCCAGG TCGGTGTGTGGGCATGGACTGGGATAAAGATGGAGACATTTTGGTGGTGATAGCTGCAAAATCTAGCTCCATCTACCTCTGGGATGCCAGTGTCAATAAAACATCTCAGATAGACAGTGGCATGAG AGATCAAATGTCTCTCATCCTGTGGTCAAAGACTGGCCCATTGTTGGCAGTTGGAACAGTCAAAGGAAATCTATTGATCTACAATCAGCAGACATCACGCAAGATCCCTGTACTGG GTAAACACACCAAAAAGATCACATGTGGGTGCTGGAGTTCTCAGAATCTCCTAGCTCTGGGAAGTGATGACAACACGCTGAGCATCAGCAGTCATGAGGGCGACACCATCAGACAG ATAACACTTCGTGGTGAGCCTGcggaaatgtatttttcagtaatgaaaacagatgaaagGTCCTCTCAAGGAGAAAACACT GTGAGTGTGTCCGTCGGTAAGAAGATACTGATGATTTTCAATATCAACGACCCTGAAAACGGGATACGTTTGACTTTTGAACATCATTATGGAAACATCGTGTCACATCGCTG GTTTGGTGATGGGTATATACTCATTGGCTTCTCGCATGGATATTTTGTGGTTATTTCCACTCACATTAGGGAGATTGGGAATGAGCTCTACCAGTTTCACAATCATAAAGACAGTCTCAATAGTGTTGCCATCTCAGCAGCACTAAGCAAGGCTGCCTCCTGTGGAGACAACAG CATCAAAATCCATGAGCTGTCTGAGCTCAAAAATATTAGCAATGTAATTCAACTGGATGATGAGACTAAAG GACTAGACCAGTTAAGCTGGACAGATGATGGCCAGTTGTTGGCGATTTCCACACAAAAAGGGACACTTCATGTCTTCCTGACCAAGCTTCCCATCCTGGGTGACAGCTTTGGTACCCGACTGGCTTACCTCACCTCCCTGCTAGAGGTCACAGTCTCTAACCAGGTGGAAAGG GAGAGTCCTGTTGCCATAGATGTAGAAGTTGAGCCCACTTTCATTGCGGTGGGACCATACCATGTTGCTGTAGGGATGAACAACAAAGCTTGGTTCTATGCATTGGTAGACCAAGAAcctg GATTTATAAAACTGAAGGAGGTTGAGTATCTGGGGACAATAGCCAGCATGTGTCTTAACTCAGACTATGCAGCAGCTCTGTTTGAGGGAAAAGTGCAGTTGCAAATG ATTGAAGCCAAAGATCAAGAGGAGAAGAAGCAGATGAAGTTGTTTCCAGATGATGACCGAAAAGATCGAATCCTTTGTCATGCCCTCACCACTGATTTCCTGTACTACAGCACTGAT tCTGGTAATGTGGTATGTGTCCTGATAGAGGACCTGGAGACTGTGAGCAGCTACACCCATTCAGTTGGCGTGAGGAAAGTGTTCCCTGACCTAAATGGCACACGTTTGGTCTTCATCGATGACAAGAGCTGTGGCTTCCTGCTTTCCCCTGCAACT GCAAGAGACTCCTGTTTGGAGCTTCCCAACTTCTCTCCCACCATCACTGGAGTGCTGTGGGACAACTGGCATGCTGACAGAGGAGTGTTTGTAGCTTATGACAGTGAAAAGGTCTACACCTATGCCCTTCACAAAACCACCATATATG GCCCCCGAGTTGTGTTGGTGGGGACCACTACACTCCTCTTTTCCCAGAAACCTTTGCTCTTGCACAATGGGGAGCTGACTTGTCAGACAGCGAGCGGCAAGACCAGTGAAGTTGCTCTTAGCACACACTCCTTTCTCAAGCGCTCAACTGGAGTATCGACAGATTCATTTCCGGAGCTTAGCAAGCAGCTTTCCCAGGCGCTCATGCTTAAGAG GTTTCATGAAGCCTGGGATCTGTGTAAGGCTGCAGGCACTAACACAGACTGGTCAGAGGTAGGCAAAGCCTGTCTGGTCCACATGGAAGTTGAGCTGGCCATCCAGGTCTACCGAATGAGTGGCAATGTTGGCATGGTCCTGTCATTGCAGAGCATCCAG GGCATAGAGGACATGAATTTAGTTGCAGGACATTTGGCCATGTTTCTGGGTGACTACAATCTGGCCCAGGACCTTTATTTATCATCAAATTGCCCAATCGCTGCCTTGGag atgaGGAGAGACCTGTTGCATTGGGATAGTGCTCTTATGTTAGCCAAGAGACTAGCAGAGGACCAGATTCCCTTTATATCCAAAGAATACGCTGCCCATCTGGAGTTTAT tGGAGACTACGTGAATGCATTGGCACACTATGAAAAAGGCATGACCAACAATAATAAA taccaggaccacgacgAGGCATGTCAGGCAGGTGTAGCCCGGATGTCCATCAGGATGGGTGACATCAGGAGAGGAGCTGCTCAGGCTATTCAGCACCCAAGTAGAATTCTCAAGAAGGAATGTGGAGCCATACTGGAGAGCATGAAG CAGTTCTCTGAAGCTGCTCAGCTCTATGAGAAAGGCCAGTATTATGACAAGGCTGCTTCGGTCTACATTCGTTGCAAGAACTG GGCAAAGGTAGGAGAGCTGCTCCCACATGTTTCCTCCCCTAAGATCCACCTGCAATTTGCCAAGGCCAAGGAGGCGGATGGAAA GTATAAGGATGCAGCACAGGCCTACGAGAGTGCAAAAGACTGGGAAAACGTGATCCGTGTGCTGCTGGACCACCTGAACAACCCAGAGGAGGCTGTGCGCATTGTCAGGGAGACGCAGAGCACCGACGGAGCAAAGATGGTCGCCAg GTTCTTCCTGCGGTTGAATGACTACGGCTCAGCCATCCACTTTCTGGTTCTGTCTCAGTGCAATGATGAAGCTTTCCAGTTAGCACAGCAGCACGGGCAGATGGAGGTCTACGCAGACATCATTG gCTCTGAGGCAACACAGGAAGATTACCAGAGTATTGCTCTTTACTTtgagggagaaaagaaacacCTGCAGGCTGGAAAGTTCTTTCAGAAGTGTGGGCAGTTCAGCAGA GCCCTGAAACACTTCCTGAAGTGTCCCAACACTGAAGACAACCTAGCAGTCGAGATGGCAATTGAAACA GTGGGTCAGGCCAAAGACAGCTCCCTGACAAATCAGCTGATAGATTACCTGATGGGGGAGAGCGACGGCATGCCCAAG GATGCCAAATACCTGTTCCGTCTGTATATGGCACTTCAACAGTACAGAGAGGCGGCTCGGACCGCCATCATCATTGCCAGAGAAGAGCAGTGTGCAG GAAATTACCGTAATGCCCATGATGTACTATTTAGCATGTATACTGAGCTGCAGGCCCAGAAGATTAAAATCCCTGCTGAGATGGCCACTAATCTGATGACCCTCCACTCTTACCTACTGGTCAAG ATTCACGTGAAGAGAGGAGACCACCTAAAAGGGGCCCGCATGCTTATTCGTGTCAGTAACAATATCAGCAAGTTTCCGGCGC ATGTTGTTCCTATTCTAACGTCAGCAGTTATCGAATGTCATCGTGCTGGGCTAAGGAACTCTGCCTTCAGCTTCGCTGCCATGCTTATGAGACCAGAGTATCGAAATGAGATTGACCCAAAGTACAGGAAAAAGATTGAGGCTATGGTTCG ACGTCCTGATACAtcagagctggaggaggagactACTCCATGTCCTTACTGTGGCTTCCAGCTACCACAGAATGAACTGCTGTGTATCTCTTGCAAGAACAATCTGCCCTACTGCATTGCAACG GGTCATCACATGCTGAAAGAAGACTGGTCCACGTGTCCTCATTGTGAATTCCCAGCTCTTTACTCGCAGTTCATTCT GTTGCTGGAGACTGAGACTGTGTGTCCCATGTGCTCTGAAGCGCTGAGTGCAAATCAGGTGAAAAAGATTTCTGATTGTTCCAGATACCTGCAAACTGATGACCTGGATCAGTAA